In Streptomyces qaidamensis, one DNA window encodes the following:
- a CDS encoding phosphoribosyltransferase, whose protein sequence is MSDVRENLTYERFGVAVRELAQAIADDGYEPDIVLSIARGGVFVAGGLAYALDCKNIHLVNVEFYTGVGTTLEMPVMLAPVPNVIDFSRKKVLITDDVADTGKTLKLVRDFCLDTVAEVRSAVVYEKSQSLVKCEYVWKRTDDWINFPWSVEPPVIRRAGQVLDA, encoded by the coding sequence ATGAGTGACGTACGCGAGAACCTGACCTACGAGAGGTTCGGCGTCGCCGTGCGCGAGCTCGCGCAGGCCATCGCCGACGACGGCTACGAGCCCGACATAGTCCTCAGCATCGCCCGCGGCGGCGTCTTCGTGGCCGGTGGCCTCGCCTACGCCCTCGACTGCAAGAACATCCACCTGGTGAACGTGGAGTTCTACACCGGTGTGGGGACGACCCTGGAGATGCCCGTCATGCTCGCCCCCGTCCCCAACGTGATCGACTTCTCGCGAAAGAAGGTGCTGATCACCGACGACGTCGCCGACACCGGCAAGACGCTCAAGCTGGTGCGCGACTTCTGCCTCGACACCGTCGCCGAGGTGCGCAGCGCCGTGGTCTACGAGAAGTCGCAGTCGCTCGTGAAGTGCGAGTACGTGTGGAAGCGCACCGACGACTGGATCAACTTCCCGTGGAGTGTCGAACCGCCGGTGATCCGGCGGGCCGGGCAGGTACTCGACGCCTGA
- the dcd gene encoding dCTP deaminase, with translation MLLSDKDIRAEIDAGRVRIDPYDDTMVQPSSIDVRLDRYFRVFENHRYPHIDPAVEQSDLTRLVEPEGDEPFILHPGEFVLASTYEVITLPDDLASRLEGKSSLGRLGLVTHSTAGFIDPGFSGHVTLELSNLATLPIKLWPGMKIGQLCMFKLSSPADFPYGSERYGSRYQGQRGPTASRSFLNFHRTQV, from the coding sequence GTGCTTCTCTCAGACAAGGACATCCGGGCCGAGATCGATGCCGGGCGGGTACGGATCGATCCCTATGACGACACGATGGTGCAGCCGTCGAGCATCGACGTGCGCCTCGACCGCTACTTCCGGGTGTTCGAGAATCACCGGTACCCGCACATCGACCCCGCCGTCGAGCAGTCCGACCTGACCCGGCTCGTGGAGCCGGAGGGGGACGAGCCGTTCATCCTGCACCCCGGCGAGTTCGTCCTCGCCAGCACCTACGAGGTCATCACCCTGCCCGACGATCTCGCCTCCCGGCTGGAGGGGAAGAGCTCGCTCGGCCGGCTCGGGCTCGTGACGCACTCCACCGCCGGGTTCATCGACCCCGGCTTCAGCGGGCACGTCACCCTGGAGCTGTCCAACCTCGCCACCCTGCCCATCAAGCTCTGGCCGGGCATGAAGATCGGGCAGCTGTGCATGTTCAAGCTGAGCTCGCCCGCCGACTTCCCGTACGGCAGTGAGCGGTACGGGTCCCGGTACCAGGGGCAGCGCGGGCCGACCGCCTCCCGGTCCTTCCTCAACTTCCACCGGACCCAGGTGTGA
- a CDS encoding peptidoglycan-binding protein, which translates to MRALTKALVSVTTAVGIAAGGLATAGTAMAAPAQVKEQAVSAEAVAPLAVVNLGLSEAQAKDVQRALKARWRYTGEIDGQLGTNSWKAMQRFLKEHYSYTDSIDGIVGPNTVEALQRYLKRFYGYTGPIDGVAGSGTKAAFKRAADVCPGGCLLT; encoded by the coding sequence ATGCGAGCTCTCACCAAGGCACTCGTCAGTGTCACCACCGCGGTCGGGATCGCCGCCGGCGGCCTGGCGACCGCGGGAACGGCCATGGCGGCTCCCGCGCAGGTCAAGGAGCAGGCGGTGAGTGCCGAGGCCGTCGCGCCGCTCGCGGTGGTCAATCTCGGCCTGAGCGAAGCGCAGGCCAAGGACGTCCAGCGGGCGCTGAAGGCTCGCTGGAGGTACACCGGCGAGATCGACGGGCAGCTCGGCACCAACAGCTGGAAGGCGATGCAGCGCTTCCTCAAGGAGCACTACAGCTACACGGACAGCATCGACGGAATCGTCGGACCCAACACGGTGGAGGCGTTGCAGCGCTACCTCAAGAGGTTCTACGGCTACACCGGTCCGATCGACGGAGTCGCCGGATCCGGGACCAAGGCAGCGTTCAAGCGGGCGGCCGACGTCTGCCCCGGCGGCTGCTTGCTGACCTGA
- a CDS encoding helix-turn-helix domain-containing protein — MTAEHTRLAAALRELRAGAGLSLAALAERTAYSKSSWERYLNGKSLPPRQAVRELCRLANEPDGRLLALWEIAESHWSGRAVAPAPAPPTDESPRPHPQESPPLAGTWRRRLGGSRLLVVLASAYTVIVGGVAALLFLLLPDSQAQEDEPLPASVPFSLAPQCHGAACEGRDPMRLICGLGPETLASYRTATGAHVELRHSKKCGASWARTWGTEVGDRLDVTAGGPTHGVRIRTKDDAAAFVYTGMAEVRPGSTVRACFRPASADGERECFEARVGGAATTTRPPSSPVASGSPD; from the coding sequence GTGACCGCGGAACACACCCGGCTGGCCGCGGCGCTGCGGGAGCTGCGGGCCGGTGCGGGGCTGAGCCTGGCGGCGCTGGCGGAGCGGACGGCGTACAGCAAGTCCTCGTGGGAGCGTTACCTCAACGGCAAGAGCCTGCCTCCTCGCCAGGCCGTACGGGAACTGTGCCGGCTCGCGAACGAACCGGACGGGCGGCTGCTGGCCCTGTGGGAGATCGCCGAGTCGCACTGGAGCGGACGCGCAGTGGCCCCCGCACCCGCCCCTCCCACGGACGAGTCGCCGCGGCCGCACCCTCAGGAGTCGCCACCACTCGCCGGGACCTGGCGGCGGAGACTTGGCGGGAGCAGGCTCCTGGTGGTGCTGGCGTCGGCGTACACAGTGATCGTCGGTGGTGTCGCGGCGCTGCTGTTCCTCCTGCTGCCGGACTCACAGGCTCAGGAGGACGAACCGCTGCCGGCCTCCGTCCCGTTCTCCCTCGCTCCTCAGTGCCACGGAGCCGCCTGCGAGGGCCGGGACCCGATGCGCCTGATCTGCGGCCTCGGCCCCGAGACCCTCGCCTCGTACCGCACGGCCACCGGCGCCCACGTCGAGCTGCGCCACAGCAAGAAGTGCGGTGCGAGCTGGGCCCGGACCTGGGGAACCGAGGTCGGCGACCGGCTGGACGTCACGGCGGGCGGACCGACCCACGGCGTGCGCATCAGGACCAAGGACGATGCGGCGGCCTTCGTCTATACCGGGATGGCCGAAGTCCGTCCCGGCAGCACCGTCCGGGCCTGCTTCCGGCCCGCGTCCGCCGACGGCGAACGGGAGTGCTTCGAGGCCCGCGTGGGCGGGGCCGCCACCACGACCCGGCCACCCTCGTCTCCGGTGGCGTCGGGCTCTCCCGATTAG
- a CDS encoding peptidoglycan-binding protein yields the protein MSRWKELPAELHPHVHQLIVRLRRLKDRSELSTRQLAARTGYSAKSWQRYLNGRSLPPREAVEAMARVGGDDPARLLVMHEIAAQRWAEGRGFTTDAPENPSETPAQPPTEQQPYRRHLRAAVTAGAVVTVLSVSVALLLAVRLTEARAQLARDRGDAVTTAPATVSESLVPVIYTCRLEQRDGRWYAGLSRTTSILLSNTHVGLEVAEAQCLLHRAGTAPGDIDGVFGPKTRRAVERMQKQNGLIVNGVIDPPTWQALRSADAK from the coding sequence GTGTCGCGATGGAAGGAACTGCCCGCAGAACTGCATCCACACGTCCACCAGTTGATCGTGCGGCTGCGCAGGCTCAAGGACCGCAGCGAACTGAGCACGCGGCAACTGGCCGCGAGAACCGGGTACAGCGCGAAGTCGTGGCAGCGATATCTGAACGGCAGGTCGCTACCGCCGCGGGAGGCCGTCGAGGCGATGGCCCGCGTCGGCGGTGACGATCCGGCCCGGCTGCTGGTGATGCACGAGATCGCCGCCCAACGCTGGGCGGAGGGACGGGGGTTCACCACCGACGCCCCAGAGAACCCTTCCGAGACACCGGCACAACCCCCCACGGAGCAGCAGCCGTACCGGCGTCACCTGCGCGCCGCGGTCACGGCGGGAGCCGTGGTCACGGTGCTGTCCGTCTCCGTGGCGCTCCTGCTGGCCGTGCGGCTCACCGAGGCCCGCGCCCAACTCGCGCGCGACCGCGGCGATGCTGTCACGACGGCCCCGGCCACCGTGTCGGAATCGCTGGTGCCGGTCATCTACACCTGTCGGCTGGAGCAGCGTGACGGCCGCTGGTACGCGGGCCTGAGCCGGACCACGAGCATCCTCCTGTCCAACACCCACGTGGGGCTCGAAGTGGCCGAGGCGCAGTGCCTGCTGCACCGGGCGGGCACCGCGCCAGGCGACATCGACGGCGTCTTCGGCCCGAAGACGCGGCGAGCGGTCGAGCGCATGCAGAAGCAGAACGGGCTGATCGTGAACGGAGTCATCGACCCGCCCACCTGGCAGGCCCTGCGGTCGGCGGATGCGAAGTGA
- a CDS encoding RNA polymerase sigma factor — protein sequence MDEEHLVRLVARGDLAAFEELYRRTAPWLAVRLRRRCADEQIVAEVMQETYLAVWRAAGAFAGTAVGGTAVGWLWTIASRRLVDAFRRRAHHAEPPPAAAVQPMAPAAEEEALAATVGGDVGDALRRLAPELRQVLQAMVLDGLSVRETAVLLGLPEGTVKTRARRARIAMRKALA from the coding sequence ATGGACGAGGAGCATCTCGTCCGGCTCGTGGCCAGGGGTGACCTGGCCGCGTTCGAGGAGTTGTACCGGCGCACCGCGCCGTGGCTGGCGGTGCGCCTGCGCCGCCGCTGCGCGGACGAGCAGATCGTCGCCGAGGTCATGCAGGAGACGTATCTGGCGGTGTGGCGCGCGGCGGGCGCGTTCGCCGGAACCGCGGTGGGAGGGACGGCCGTCGGCTGGCTGTGGACGATCGCGTCACGCCGTCTCGTCGACGCGTTCCGGCGCCGCGCCCACCACGCGGAGCCGCCGCCCGCGGCCGCCGTTCAGCCCATGGCGCCCGCCGCCGAGGAGGAGGCGCTCGCGGCGACCGTCGGCGGTGACGTCGGGGACGCACTGCGGCGCCTCGCGCCGGAGCTCAGACAGGTACTGCAGGCCATGGTGCTCGACGGGCTGTCCGTCCGGGAGACCGCGGTCCTGCTGGGGCTGCCCGAGGGGACGGTCAAGACCCGTGCCCGCCGGGCCCGGATCGCGATGCGGAAGGCGCTGGCATGA
- a CDS encoding RICIN domain-containing protein, whose protein sequence is MFHNPARRWTRRITAQVLAVGLAVLGLASLDRQEPSVPLSAEPAAVSTSQIGVTPPPMGWASWNSFFSSIDHNVIKQQADALVSSGMAAAGYKYVNLDDGWWQGQRDANGNIVVDEKLWPGGMKAIADYIHSKGLKAGIYTDAGKQGCGYYFPTTRPAAPNTGMEGHYQQDLETFQRWGFDYVKLDFCGGRVEGLNQETTYKAISAANEAASAVTGRKLVLSYCEWGTGLPWNWATGYGDLWRTSDDVLFFKETPGLTKMYRNFDQALQPAAQHTGYYNDPDMLMVGLNGMTAARNRLHMSLWSIAGAPLLAGNNVATMSTETRDILTNPEVLAINQDPRGLQGVKVAEDTRNLQVYGKVLSGTGKRAVMLFNRTGSAANITVRWADLGLTSASATVRNAWTRTGAGSFATSYTTSVPANDAVLLTVSGTEASGTTVEDTATATTPTFGNVTATSAGTKLVDITYANGGSTARKATIQVNGQFKYVVSFPPTGSATTYRTVSVLAHLAKGTNAVNFAAVSGSPAPDIDALRVQAIPGTDGAALVGSPSKRCVDIDKNTYVNATQAQIWDCSGGRNQAFTKTSRGELVVYGNKCLDADNNGTTNGTKVIIWDCTGGTNQKWTVNSNGTITNNLSGLCLDASNAATANGTKLILWTCNGQNNQKWTLT, encoded by the coding sequence ATGTTCCACAATCCCGCACGAAGATGGACCAGACGCATCACCGCCCAGGTCCTCGCCGTCGGGCTCGCCGTCTTGGGTCTGGCGTCCCTCGACCGGCAGGAGCCGTCGGTGCCCCTGTCCGCGGAACCGGCCGCTGTGAGCACCAGTCAGATCGGTGTCACCCCGCCGCCGATGGGCTGGGCGTCCTGGAACAGCTTCTTCAGCAGCATCGACCACAACGTCATCAAGCAGCAGGCCGATGCCCTGGTCTCCTCGGGCATGGCGGCGGCCGGCTACAAGTACGTCAACCTCGACGACGGCTGGTGGCAGGGTCAGCGGGACGCGAACGGCAACATCGTCGTCGACGAAAAGCTGTGGCCCGGCGGCATGAAGGCGATCGCCGACTACATCCACAGCAAGGGCCTGAAGGCCGGCATCTACACCGACGCGGGCAAGCAGGGCTGCGGCTACTACTTCCCCACCACCCGCCCGGCCGCCCCCAACACCGGCATGGAGGGCCACTACCAGCAGGACCTGGAGACCTTCCAGCGCTGGGGCTTCGACTACGTCAAGCTCGACTTCTGCGGCGGCCGCGTGGAGGGCCTGAACCAGGAGACCACGTACAAGGCGATCTCCGCCGCGAACGAGGCCGCCTCCGCGGTCACCGGCCGCAAGCTCGTGCTGTCCTACTGCGAGTGGGGCACCGGACTGCCGTGGAACTGGGCCACCGGCTACGGCGATCTGTGGCGCACCAGCGACGACGTCCTCTTCTTCAAGGAGACGCCGGGCCTGACCAAGATGTACCGCAACTTCGACCAGGCGCTGCAGCCCGCGGCCCAGCACACCGGCTACTACAACGACCCCGACATGCTGATGGTCGGCCTGAACGGTATGACCGCCGCGCGCAACCGGCTGCACATGAGCCTGTGGTCGATCGCCGGCGCCCCGCTGCTGGCAGGCAACAACGTGGCCACGATGAGCACCGAGACCCGCGACATCCTCACCAACCCCGAGGTCCTCGCCATCAACCAGGACCCGCGCGGTCTGCAGGGCGTCAAGGTCGCCGAGGACACCCGGAACCTGCAGGTGTACGGCAAGGTGCTCTCCGGCACCGGCAAGCGCGCGGTGATGCTGTTCAACCGCACCGGCTCCGCCGCGAACATCACCGTGCGCTGGGCCGACCTCGGCCTCACCTCGGCCTCCGCCACCGTGCGCAACGCCTGGACCCGCACCGGCGCCGGCTCCTTCGCCACCAGCTACACCACCTCCGTCCCGGCGAACGACGCGGTGCTGCTGACCGTCTCCGGCACCGAGGCATCCGGCACCACCGTCGAGGACACCGCAACCGCCACCACCCCGACGTTCGGCAACGTCACCGCCACGTCGGCGGGCACCAAGCTGGTGGACATCACCTACGCCAACGGCGGCAGCACCGCACGTAAGGCCACCATCCAGGTGAACGGCCAGTTCAAGTACGTCGTGTCCTTCCCGCCGACCGGCTCGGCCACCACCTACCGCACCGTCTCCGTGCTCGCACACCTGGCCAAGGGCACGAACGCCGTGAACTTCGCCGCGGTCTCCGGCAGCCCAGCACCCGACATCGACGCCCTCCGAGTCCAGGCCATCCCCGGCACCGACGGCGCAGCCCTCGTCGGCTCCCCCTCCAAGCGCTGCGTGGACATCGACAAGAACACCTATGTCAACGCCACCCAGGCACAGATCTGGGACTGCTCCGGCGGCCGCAACCAGGCCTTCACCAAGACCTCGCGCGGCGAACTCGTCGTCTACGGCAACAAGTGCCTCGACGCCGACAACAACGGCACCACCAACGGCACCAAGGTCATCATCTGGGACTGCACAGGCGGCACGAACCAGAAGTGGACCGTGAACTCGAACGGCACCATCACCAACAACCTCTCCGGCCTCTGCCTGGACGCCTCGAACGCGGCGACCGCAAACGGCACCAAGCTGATCCTGTGGACCTGCAACGGCCAGAACAACCAGAAGTGGACCCTCACCTGA
- a CDS encoding ABC transporter ATP-binding protein, whose product MTAVSAADIAPTAYAWQIQATGLKVRVGRKRMAVDGLDLSLGTGVHGLLGPNGAGKTTLIRTLATVLRPTEGTLELLGESAGGMREHRALRRRIGYLPQEFGYYKRFTVREFVEYMAWLKEVPRADIPGAVQRAVERVGLADRADERMKALSGGMVRRAGIAQAIVNDPSILLLDEPTAGLDPAQRLRFRELLQELGTDTCVLVSTHLVEDVAAACTDVVLFAEGRSVFQGTPDELAAAGGPEHAGDSPLERGYSALLLNPQQVRGTW is encoded by the coding sequence ATGACCGCGGTGAGCGCGGCCGACATCGCGCCGACGGCCTACGCCTGGCAGATCCAGGCCACCGGGCTGAAAGTCAGGGTCGGCAGGAAACGGATGGCGGTCGACGGGCTCGACCTGTCGCTGGGCACCGGCGTACACGGTCTGCTCGGCCCCAACGGGGCGGGCAAGACCACCCTCATCCGGACGCTGGCCACCGTACTGCGCCCCACCGAGGGCACTCTGGAGCTGCTCGGCGAGTCCGCGGGCGGCATGCGCGAGCACCGTGCGCTGCGCCGCCGGATCGGCTACCTGCCTCAGGAGTTCGGCTACTACAAACGCTTCACGGTGCGCGAGTTCGTCGAGTACATGGCGTGGCTGAAGGAGGTGCCCAGGGCGGACATCCCCGGGGCTGTCCAGCGCGCCGTGGAGCGGGTCGGTCTGGCGGACCGCGCCGACGAGCGGATGAAGGCCCTGTCGGGCGGCATGGTGCGGCGGGCCGGAATCGCCCAGGCCATCGTCAACGACCCGTCGATCCTGCTGCTGGACGAGCCGACGGCCGGCCTGGACCCGGCGCAACGGCTACGTTTTCGCGAGCTGCTTCAGGAGTTGGGGACGGACACCTGCGTGCTCGTCTCGACCCATCTGGTCGAGGACGTCGCCGCCGCCTGCACCGACGTGGTGCTCTTCGCCGAGGGCCGGTCGGTCTTCCAGGGCACCCCGGACGAACTGGCCGCGGCGGGTGGCCCCGAGCATGCGGGCGACAGTCCGCTGGAGCGCGGCTACTCGGCGCTGCTGCTCAACCCCCAGCAGGTAAGGGGTACTTGGTGA
- a CDS encoding transcriptional regulator: MTPVTRGQLGLSASVLSKHATVLVGAGYVEQRKAVRDTRQRVWLRLTRRGRDAYQGHLAALRAIVGPSDPALWPAPRLVRREGSRGPVIRGGEGGALRQDPGDEPIALPLSVIRFSPVLTLSGTARAGKRFEVPFSIERAAAGQLPEKLAFEVSYDEGTTWQPTKTVGGTHLSLTHPAKAGSVSLRAKLTDRKGNTLVQTIERAYLTTK; encoded by the coding sequence GTGACACCCGTCACACGTGGGCAACTCGGCCTCTCCGCCTCCGTGCTGAGCAAGCACGCCACCGTGCTGGTGGGTGCCGGCTACGTCGAGCAGCGCAAGGCCGTCCGCGACACCCGGCAGCGAGTGTGGCTCCGGCTGACCCGGCGAGGCCGGGACGCATATCAGGGGCACCTTGCGGCACTGCGGGCGATAGTGGGGCCGTCGGATCCGGCTCTCTGGCCGGCACCTCGCTTGGTACGCCGAGAAGGGTCCCGAGGGCCTGTTATTCGTGGGGGAGAAGGTGGCGCGCTCCGGCAAGACCCCGGAGACGAGCCGATCGCGCTGCCGCTGTCGGTGATCCGCTTCTCCCCGGTGCTGACCCTCTCCGGCACGGCGAGGGCGGGCAAGCGGTTCGAGGTGCCCTTCAGCATCGAGCGAGCGGCCGCCGGACAGCTGCCGGAGAAGCTCGCCTTCGAGGTCTCGTACGACGAGGGCACCACGTGGCAGCCCACCAAGACCGTCGGCGGCACGCACCTGTCGCTCACGCACCCGGCGAAGGCGGGCTCCGTCTCGCTGCGGGCCAAGCTGACCGACCGCAAGGGCAACACGCTGGTCCAGACGATCGAACGCGCCTACCTCACGACCAAGTAG
- a CDS encoding Yip1 family protein, producing the protein MSQLGRKAGPGSPGPARHRRGPGTFEDVAGFRIGRGRNNGAPQTRPQNPPYGQQTPQGPPYGSPPAPQPYPRQQPPYGNGGGPAWPQPNAAHGGGYGGQGEPEYFGDGAYPPGPQGPPDPYAANNPGHTQAFSVGEDPYTQGDTYRAGSAAPAPGPVGPRLHWKELLRGIVLAPNQTFLQMRDYAMWGPALVVTFLYGLLAVFGFDGARKDAINATLSNAVPIVLTTAVAMVLSAFVLGVVTHTLARQLGGDGAWQPTVGLSMLIMSLTDAPRLVFAMFAGGDAMFVQLLGWATWIAGGALLTLMVSRSHDLPWPKALGASAIQLIALLSIVKLGTV; encoded by the coding sequence ATGTCACAGCTCGGCCGCAAAGCCGGGCCCGGAAGCCCGGGCCCGGCACGCCACCGCCGGGGACCAGGTACGTTCGAAGACGTGGCTGGATTCAGGATCGGACGCGGCCGGAACAACGGCGCTCCTCAGACGCGACCGCAAAACCCCCCGTACGGGCAGCAGACGCCGCAGGGACCGCCGTACGGCTCCCCGCCGGCGCCGCAGCCCTACCCGCGGCAGCAGCCGCCGTACGGCAACGGCGGCGGCCCCGCATGGCCGCAGCCGAACGCCGCGCACGGCGGCGGCTACGGCGGCCAGGGCGAGCCGGAGTACTTCGGCGACGGCGCGTACCCGCCCGGCCCGCAGGGCCCGCCCGACCCGTACGCGGCGAACAACCCGGGCCACACCCAGGCCTTCTCGGTCGGCGAGGACCCCTACACCCAGGGCGACACCTACCGCGCCGGCTCGGCGGCCCCGGCACCCGGCCCGGTCGGCCCGCGCCTGCACTGGAAGGAGCTGCTCCGGGGGATCGTCCTCGCCCCCAACCAGACCTTCCTCCAGATGCGGGACTACGCGATGTGGGGCCCGGCCCTCGTCGTCACGTTCCTCTACGGCCTGCTCGCGGTCTTCGGCTTCGACGGCGCCCGCAAGGATGCGATAAACGCCACACTGTCGAACGCGGTCCCGATCGTCCTGACGACGGCCGTCGCGATGGTGCTCAGCGCCTTCGTCCTGGGCGTGGTCACCCACACCCTCGCCCGCCAGCTCGGCGGCGACGGCGCCTGGCAGCCCACCGTCGGCCTGTCCATGCTGATCATGTCCCTCACGGACGCGCCCCGCCTGGTCTTCGCGATGTTCGCGGGCGGCGACGCGATGTTCGTCCAGCTGCTCGGCTGGGCCACCTGGATCGCGGGCGGCGCCCTGCTGACCCTCATGGTCAGCCGCTCCCACGACCTGCCCTGGCCGAAGGCGCTGGGCGCGTCGGCGATCCAGCTGATCGCGCTGCTGTCGATCGTGAAGCTGGGCACGGTCTGA
- a CDS encoding FG-GAP-like repeat-containing protein, with protein sequence MRRSATTALVAALLATGVTPVLLTGPAAAAPAKHYDDFNGDGRRDLAYGGYNDVDREGGTITVVHGTATGLDTAHPKFLHQDSPGVPGSGEEDDQFGASLASADLNKDGYADLVVGNPFEHVGSEDYRGTVTVLWGSKTGLSGGTNITPLGGSAGHFGRDLATGDFTGDGSPDLALIGGEEAWLYRGPFTKSGTTGKVSKIDKGSGGWYSSALGAGKVDGDGRTDLVVIGTEITGSDIRERAWYLKGTSSGLASGSSRTLSDRQQGLYPSPVVGDFDKNGYGDIVLGVPDKDNGKGAVTIWRGTSSGPGTSVTLTQATSGVSGTPEADDGFGYAVSAADTNGDGYADLAVGVPHEDVDGEEDQGGVHVFRGGSGGLSGARSSWIAQTVLGPADSHTAFGYTLRLRDLTADGKADLAVGAASNALLMPGTGTVPTKTGAIVLPELGGGLPD encoded by the coding sequence ATGCGCAGATCCGCCACGACCGCCCTGGTCGCCGCCCTGCTGGCGACCGGCGTCACCCCGGTGCTCCTCACCGGCCCCGCCGCCGCGGCCCCGGCCAAGCACTACGACGACTTCAACGGCGACGGCCGCCGCGACCTCGCCTACGGCGGCTACAACGACGTCGACCGCGAGGGCGGCACGATCACCGTCGTGCACGGCACCGCCACCGGCCTCGACACCGCCCACCCGAAGTTCCTCCACCAGGACAGCCCCGGCGTCCCCGGCTCCGGTGAGGAGGACGACCAGTTCGGCGCGTCCCTGGCGAGCGCCGACCTCAACAAGGACGGCTACGCGGACCTGGTCGTCGGCAACCCCTTCGAGCACGTGGGCAGCGAGGACTACCGCGGCACGGTCACCGTCCTGTGGGGCTCGAAGACCGGCCTGTCCGGCGGCACCAACATCACCCCGCTCGGCGGCTCGGCCGGCCACTTCGGCCGCGACCTGGCCACCGGCGACTTCACCGGCGACGGCTCCCCCGACCTGGCCCTGATCGGCGGCGAGGAGGCGTGGCTCTACCGCGGCCCCTTCACCAAGTCCGGCACCACCGGCAAGGTCAGCAAGATCGACAAGGGGTCGGGCGGCTGGTACTCCTCCGCCCTCGGGGCCGGGAAGGTCGACGGGGACGGCCGGACCGACCTGGTGGTCATCGGCACGGAGATCACCGGCAGCGACATCCGCGAGCGCGCCTGGTACTTGAAGGGCACCTCCTCCGGCCTCGCCTCGGGCTCGTCCAGGACCCTCAGCGACCGGCAGCAGGGCCTCTACCCGAGCCCCGTCGTCGGCGACTTCGACAAGAACGGCTACGGCGACATCGTCCTCGGCGTGCCCGACAAGGACAACGGCAAGGGCGCGGTGACGATCTGGCGCGGCACGTCGTCGGGCCCGGGCACGTCCGTCACCCTCACCCAGGCCACCTCCGGCGTCTCCGGCACCCCCGAGGCCGACGACGGTTTCGGCTACGCGGTCTCGGCGGCCGACACCAACGGCGACGGCTACGCGGACCTCGCGGTCGGCGTCCCGCACGAGGACGTCGACGGCGAGGAGGATCAAGGCGGCGTCCACGTGTTCCGCGGCGGCTCCGGCGGCCTCAGCGGCGCGCGCTCCTCCTGGATCGCCCAGACGGTGCTCGGCCCGGCCGACTCCCACACCGCCTTCGGCTACACCCTGCGTCTGCGCGACCTGACCGCCGACGGCAAGGCGGACCTGGCCGTCGGCGCGGCGAGCAACGCGCTGCTCATGCCCGGCACGGGCACGGTCCCGACGAAGACCGGCGCGATCGTCCTGCCGGAGCTCGGCGGCGGACTGCCCGACTGA